The following nucleotide sequence is from Ferruginibacter lapsinanis.
TGACCGACGGTACCACCTGTTGAAATTTCATTTCCTACAAACACGGTGGGCCTGTTGGTGAAAATGCCATTTGGCCATACTATAGAAAACTCAGCCGATTGTGCACTACCATTCAGTATGGCAGTAACTGAATAACTTTGGTTATAAATCTTAATATTGCCACCAGCAGCAGTACCTGCCCGGACAACCGGCTTATCGCCACCTACCACCGCATTGCCGCTAATAGTTGCATTACCGGTAATAGCCAATGTACCGTTAATAGCCGCATTACCTATTACGTTAAGTCCGTTGTGAGCGGTAACAATGCCGGTAGTATTGGCAATACTTAAGGGAGTTGAATTAGTTAATGTTCCTGCACCATAACTGAAAGCCAGGCCACTGTTGCTTGCATCATAATTCATACGCCAGGTAACATCGGCAGTAGAATTATAAATGGCATAACTGCCATTTTTTACTGTAACTCTATAGTTAAGTAGATCAGAAAGAGTATAGCCTATTCCTAGATTGGCATCAATGTAAACATTACCGGTTGTATGCAAATTGCCATTCACATCCAATTTATATGCAGGATCGGGAAAGCCAATTCCTACATTCTGACTGCGTAATACCATACAAAAAAGACTTAGGCAAATAGTAAGGCCTAGTGTAATGGGAAAAGAACTTTTCATGTAAGCATATTTTAGTTAATGAATGGATAAGTTTGGTAAACTGTATCTAAGATATAAAAAAGTTAATTAAAAATATCAATTTTGGTTTTTGTACGCTAACCATCCCGCTTTTTACCTTTGTAGGTATTCTGTAATTGCGAAAAATACCAACATCTGCATGTATGTCGTCAAATCAAAGTGAACTTTCTCTTAGAGAGTGTTTCGTGATTTAAAGATACTTTTTATTTTTAGTTTTATAGTGTACAGATTAAAATTAAGATGCTATTTTTTGTCTTAAATAATTTTGCCTTCTTCTTTGAAGCGTTAGCATTTTTATTCTTTGCCTGTATTTAAAAATCTCTTCTTGCCTTCCGTAATAAACATCTGCCGGTGTGACATTCCCAAGAGACTCATGATAGCGTTCATGATTATAGTAGTGTACAAAAGCCGTTAATGATGCTTCCAGTTCTTCAGGGCAGTAGTAATTATCCAACTTAACAACGTTTTTCATTGACCGATGATAACGTTCAATTTTCCCTTGTGTTTGCGGATGATTGGGCCTGCCATGTAAAAGTTTCATTTTCTTGTTTTGTAAAAAGATTTTGAGTTCTGATGCGATATAGCAAGCTCCATTGTCCGATAATAACTTTGGCCTGAACTCATTTGGCAACTCTGAAGCCTCCAGGGCTCTATTAACTGTTCGTTGTACATCCTCTGTTTTCATTGTCTTACAGAGTTCCCAATGAACAATAAAACGGCTGTAATCATCCAGTACTGTACTCAGATAATACCATCCCCATCCCAATATCTTGAAGTAAGTAAAATCTGTTTGCCACATTTCATGAACAAAGCAGGTCTTTTGACTAAATTCATTTCCTGCTGCTAACAAAATATGTGAAGGGCTGGTGATTAACCCTTTGGCCTTCAAAATCCGGTACACGCTGGATTCTGATATGAATATTCCTTTTACATCACTGAGTTTACAGGATAATTCTCTGGGTGATAACTCGGCATATTCCAGCGCAATCTCCACTACAAGATTCTTTTCAGACTGTGGTATCGTATTCCAGCGTTGCCGGGTAGCACGTTTTGATTCAAGGCCATTAGCACCCTTATCCAAATAAGCTTTGTACCAATTGTAAAACGTACTCTTGTTGATCCCCAACTGTACCAAAGTTCTGTTTACTCCCAGTTCTGAACGTTCAACCAATTGAATGATTTCCTCCTTTTCTGCTACTGATAATCTCATACGACGTTGATATTTTTCGCTTACTCCAAGATGGTTAAGCTTTTTTTTACAATGTCATAGCGGAGCATCAGATCAGCTACCATTTCTTTTAACCTTTGATTCTCTTTACGTAGTTCAGTTACTTCGTCACTAGTAGCTTCACGAGTAGTATCACCATTAAGGCGTTTCTTACCTGCTTCCATGAACTCTTTATTCCATTTGTAAAACAATGCCTGGTTAATCCCATGTTTACGACATATCTCTGCGGTAGAGCTTTCACCTCGTAGTGCTTCCATAACTATAAGGATCTTTTGTTCGGAGGTGAACAATCGCCTAGTCCTGCGACGGATGTCTTTAATGAAGTTTTCTGTGGACTGTTTTTGTTTCTTTTCCATGTTATTCTATTTTAATGATGAACAATGGAAATACTCTCTAAAATTAACTTATTTTTAGTCCAGTTTTAGCTGACGATTTACAGTTTTTGCAACACTTTCAAGTGACTTGCCAATTTGTTTCATGGCTGGACTTAATGAATCCTCATATACTTTATCTAGAGGAACTATACTTTTAATATCGTCTGGTTTCATATACTATTCAATTAATAAATCAAATATACAAAAGAATAAACTTGACTACGCTTCGATAAAAGTTCAATAAAGATATAGCGCACAAGAGTGCGACGCCACTGCAGCCCAATAGCACCACAACTGCTTGTTACCCCGAGTTCCACTTCGTTCGTCGGGGCAGGCATAAAAATAAAAAAGCCCCACTTTGTGGGGCTTTTTATTATAACGCTTTTGCGAATATTAATAACGGTAAGCATCAGTTTTGTACGGGCCTTCTTTTGGAATTCCTAAGTACGCAGCTTGCTCTGTAGTTAATTCGTCTAAACGAACACCGATTTTTGCAAGGTGTAAACGAGCTACTTTTTCATCCAAATGTTTTGGAAGAACGTACACTTTGTTTTCGTATTTTTCGCCTTTTGTCCACAACTCAATTTGAGCCAGGGTTTGGTTGGTGAAAGAGTTACTCATCACAAATGATGGGTGACCTGTAGCACAACCTAAGTTCACTAAACGGCCTTCAGCTAAAACGATCACATCTTTACCATCGATCGTATACAGATCAACTTGTGGTTTGATGGTATTTTTAGTGTTACCATAGTTAGCGTTCAACCATGCCATGTCAATTTCAATATCAAAGTGACCGATGTTACAAACGATCGCTTTATCTTTCATTACACGGAAATGTTTTTCAGTGATCAGGTCTCTACAACCAGATGCAGTAACGATGATATCCGCTTCTTTAACCGCTTCGATCATTGGTTTTACTTCAAAACCATCCATTGCAGCTTGTAATGCACAGATAGGATCGATCTCAGTAACAATTACACGGCAACCGGCACCTTGTAATGAAGCAGCAGAACCTTTACCTACGTCACCGTAAGAACCAACCACTGCAACTTTACCGGCCATCATCACGTCAGTAGCACGACGGATCGCATCTACCAATGATTCTTTACAACCGTATTTGTTATCGAATTTAGATTTAGTTACTGAATCGTTTACGTTGATAGCAGGAATAGGCAACGTACCTTTTTCCATTCTTTCGTATAAACGGTGTACACCTGTAGTGGTTTCTTCAGATAAACCTTTAACGTGCTGGATCAACTCAGGGTAAGTATCAAATACCATGTTAGTTAAATCACCACCATCATCCAAGATCATGTTCAACGGACGGTCTGCACCACCGAAGAATAAAGTTTGTTCGATACACCAGTCAGCTTCAGCTTGTGTTTGTCCTTTCCAGGCAAAAACACCGATACCTGCAGCAGCGATAGCAGCAGCAGCCTGATCTTGTGTAGAGAAGATATTACATGAGCTCCATTTAACTTCTGCACCTAACGCAACTAACGTTTCGATCAATACAGCTGTTTGGATGGTCATGTGTAAACAACCTGCAATACGAGCGCCTTTTAAAGGTTGGCTTGGTCCGTATTCTGCACGGATAGCCATTAAGCCCGGCATTTCTGCTTCGGCTAACATAATTTCTTTACGGCCCCATTCTGCAAGACTGATATCAGCTACTTTGTATTTCAAGCTGAAATCAATGTTGGTTTTTGTTATTGTTGACATATTTGATTTTTTTAGACCACAAAAGTACAGTTTTGTAGTGTAATTTTCTGTATCTTGTAGTAAATTTGGAATATTGTTACATTTTTCAATCGTTTAACAGAATAAAATAGTAGTTTATCATGGGAAAAGCGGCACAAAAAGAAGATTTATCTACCACAACATTTGTACCAGACAGTAAAGATCTGGCCATACTGAAAATGTTGCAGGAAAATGCCCGTGTAACGGTGAAGGAAATTTCTGCAGCGATACACTTAAGTACCACGCCGGTGCATGAGCGTATCAAGCGGATGGAGGATGCCGGGGTGATCAAACAGTATGTTACTATAGTAGATAGGAATGCGGTGAATAAAGGGCTGATGATCATTTGTTATGTCTCTTTAAAGGAGCATAGTAAGAATGCCGGTAATAAATTCATCAAAACCATTCATGAACTGAATGAAGTGGTGGAGTGCTTCAGTATTTCGGGTGAGTTTGATTTTTTATTGAAAGTGATGTGTGCGGATATGAATGCGTATTACAATTTCCACGTAAATAAATTATCGCCGATTGAGAACATGGGGCATGTGCAGAGTGTATTTGTGATGGGGGAGGTGAAGAATACGCAGCAATTAGTTTGGTAAAGATTTGATTTGAAGATTTGGAAATTTGAAGATTTGGTGATGATGGAAGTAGGAAGCGTCAATCATATAAACTGTTTTCTATTGGGTTATACTGCAACACAACTTTGAACTTCTAACTATTTGCACACTCTTAACAATTAACGGATTATCTTAACATGAAAATATTTGAAACATGAAAAATTATATTGCTGCTGCTATTATTGCTCTTGGTGTTATAGTGGCATTTGCCATATTGGGGAATGCATATAAATACAAATTCAGAGCGGAGGAAACCATTAGTGTGACGGGGTTGGCGGAAAAAGATTTTGTGAGTGATCAAATCGTTTGGACAGGTAATTACAGTCGTAAAACGATGGATCTTAAAACAGCCTACCAGGAGTTGAAAGATGATGAAGGTAAGATACGTACTTACTTAAAAGGTAAAGGGGTGAATGAGGCAGAGATGGTTTTTAGTGCAGTATCTATTGATAAAGATTTTACTACCAAATATGATGAGAACGGAAAAATGATCGGCAGTGAGTTTACCGGATACAACCTGAAGCAAAATGTTACAGTAGATTCTAAAGACATTGAAAAAGTAGAAAGAATTTCGAGAGAAGTAACTGAGTTGATTGAAAGTGGTATAGAATTCAATTCATCTTCACCATCTTATTATTACACAAAATTATCTGAATTGAAAGTTGACCTGCTGGCCAAAGCCAGTGCAGATGCTAAACAGCGGGCAGAAACCATTGCAAAGAATTCTGGTGGCGGATTAGGCAAGATAAAAAAAGCAACAATGGGAATTTTTCAGATCACCGGAAAGAACAGCAATGAAGATTATAGTTATGGCGGCACTTTTAATACTTCTTCAAAAAACAAAACGGCTTCTATTACTACTAAGATAGATTATGCGGTTGAGTAGTTGATGTGCTGATGTGCTGATGTGCTGATGTGCTGATGTGCTGATGTGCTGATGTGCTGATGTGCTGATGTGCTGATGTGCTGAATTTGATTTCGCAATCTAATTAAAATAAAAACAGCTTCTATTTTTGATCTTTGAGGATTTTAAACGTAGGGGCTGTTTTCATTAGCACATCTGCATATTATCGAATCAGCACATTAATTGCATGATATAATCATCCATAAAAAATCCATTACCGATATCCAGCATCTGTTCTTCTGCAACAGTAAATCCTTTTGCTGTATAAAACAGAACGGAGGGATTCATCTTATTTACATTCAATTGTATTGCGGTAGCACCGGTTGGTTGTATGTCGCTGATGATATAATTCAATAACCGTGTAGCAATGCCCTTACGCTGCTGATCAACGGATACATATAATTTATGCAGTCTGTAAGTGTTTATTTCTGTCTCGCTTTTTATGGAGTAAGATGAATAGCCAACAGGCAGGTCATTTTCATACGCCATAATGAATTGATGTTTCTTTTCGAGTATTTGCTGTTGTAAGGATGTGGGGCTGTACATCAACTCTAACATATAATCGATCTGTTCATCAGTGATGATATTTTTGTAAGCAATTGGCCAGATAGACCTGGCTAGCGAATGAATTGCAGGGATGGCTTCTTCGCCAACCTTTTTAATACTGATCATGAAAACTATTGGATGGTAATTTTAATTTCGGGTGCAAAGAACAGATTGCCTGTTTTGTCATAAGCGATGATGTCGTAGAAATATAACTCTTCTCCGCTATGTAAAAATTCTGTGATATTTGTTTGCCATATTTCTGGTAGGGGAGTTGTTGTAAATCTGTCGGCAGATAAAGTGCTTTTTTGTGAGATCTTACCCGTGGCTTCATCTTCTACAGCCCCCCATTTTGTATAGGCAAATTGGTACGATAATAATTTGTATGTAACATTTTTTTCATCTACAATTCTTAATGGCAAACCAATTACCTGTTTACCTTCTGCAGCTGTGGCTACAGCAGATTTACCTGTAAAATTCCCTAAAAAAGATTTTACGTGAGACGGATTGAATTTATCTGTTGATTTCTGAGTAGGTTTAGTATTCGGAACCTGAGCAACGGCAACTGCTGTTGATATTGTTATTACAAGAATTACACAAAATTGTATAAAGTATATTTTTTTCATAGACACACATTTTAACTACCACTAATTTACAGCAGAATTCTCATAATAAACTGTTAACGGGATTATTTATGCAGTTGAAAAGGTCCGCAAAGTACACAAATAGAATCTGCGTATACTTTGCGGAGTTGTATTAATTCAGTCCGGCCAGGCTTTCCTGAATGGTTTTAATGCGGTTTTCTGCATCTGCTTGCTTCTTTTGCTCTAGCGCCAATACCTCGGGTTTGGCATTCTGCACAAACTTTTCATTGCTGAGTTTTTTGGCAATGCTTTCAAGAAATTTCTTCTGATGCTCAAGATCTTTCAGCAGATCATTTTTTAATGTAGCACTATCTAATTGTTTTTCGCTTTCAATGTAGAATTTGTCTTTTTCAATTGCCACAACAATAGTGTTGGCAACAGTATCATTTACATAATGTATCGCTTCTGCATTTACTTGCTTGCTTACTATGTTTTCAATAGCGGCATATGCTGCTGCATCAGCAGTTTGAATATGTAGTTTTACTGTTTCTTTCGGCTTTAATTGGTTTTTATTTCTGGCATCTCTCAATGCAGAGATCACTTGTTTCAATAATTCTCCCTGTGTTAAGATGGCTGTTGCAGGTTGTCCTTTAGTGGTAGTTTCTTTTATACAGAGATCATCTTTTTTATCTGACAATAAATGATAGATTTCTTCAGAAATGAAAGGCATGAAAGGATGTAATAATTCCATTAGCTGTTCAAAGAAAGAGACAGTTTTATCATACACTGCCTTTTCGATCGGTTGTTCAAAACCCGGTTTAATCCATTCCAGGTACCAACTACAGAAATCGTCCCATATCAATGAGTAGATCGTTTTCAATGCTTCGCTTAATCTGAACTGTTTCATCAGGTCGTCTACCTCAATAGCCACCTGCTTCAATCTGTTCTCAAACCAATTGATAGCGAAGTTGTCTTTTGTCGATTGTTCATTGCTCGTTGCCGATTGCCGCCCTTCCCACATTTTCAACAGCTTCAAGGCATTCCACAATTTATTATTGAAATTTCGTCCTTGTTCTAAGGCACTTTCATCAAATAATAGGTCATTGCCAGCAGGAGAAGAGATCATGATACCAAATCTTACAGCATCAGCACCATATTGGTCGATCAAACCTAAAAGATCAGGTGAGTTACCTAAACTCTTGCTCATTTTTCTTCCCTGCTTATCTCTAACAATACCAGTAAAATACACTTCGCTGAAAGGCTTTTCTTCCATGTATTCAAATCCTGCCATGATCATACGTGCTACCCAGAAAAAAATGATCTCAGGAGCTGTAACCAATGTATTGGTAGGGTAGTAGTATTTTATTTCGTTGTTTCCGGGATTACTAAATCCTTTAAACACTTCGAAAGGCCACAACCATGAAGAGAACCAGGTGTCAAGACAATCTTCATCTTGTTTGATGTCTTTACTGTTAGAAGTTGGATGTTGGATATTGAATTGTTCAATCGCAGCTTCCTTTGTTTCAGCCACCACATAATTCCCTTCCGCATCGTACCAGGCTGGTATTCTATGTCCCCACCAAAGCTGGCGACTGATACACCAGTCTTTGATGTTCTCCATCCAATGGCGATATAAATTTTTAAACTTAGGCGGATAGAATTTTATTTCTTCCTCCATTACAGTTTTTAATGCAGGGGTACTTAATTCTTTCATGCTCACCCACCATTGCAAACTCAATCTTGGTTCAACAACAGCATCGGTTCTTTCGCTAAAACCAACCTGGTTGGTATAATCTTCTATCTTAGCTATATGTCCTGCTTCCTGTAATAAAGGAATGATCTTTTTACGAACATCCATTCTGTCTTCACCTACAAACAATTGAGCGGCTTCACTTAAGGTACCGTCATCATTCATAGTGTCAATGATCTCCAGGTTGTATTTTAATCCTAACTGATAATCATTGATGTCATGCGCCGGCGTTACTTTTAGTGCACCTGTACCAAAATCTGTAGCAACATATTCATCAGCAATGATAGGGATGCGTCTGTTGATCAAAGGCACAAAAGCAAATTTGCCATGCAAATGCGTATACCTTTTATCGTTAGGATTTACACAAATAGCGGTATCTCCTAAAATAGTTTCGGGTCTTACAGTAGCAATGGTGATATAGTCGGCAATTGTCATGCTGTCTTCATGCTCTCTGTCATCATCAATCAAATAATTGATATAGTATAATTTGCTTTGTATTTCTTTGTGGATCACTTCTTCATCACTCAACGCAGTTTTTGCTTTTACATCCCAGTTGATCATTCGTTTGCCACGATAGATCACGCCTTTTTTATGTAATGCAATAAAAACTTTTATTACGCTTTCGTAATAGTCTTTATCCATTGTAAAGGATGTTCTGTTCCAATCCAGGCTACACCCTAATTTTTTTAATTGTTGTAAGATGATGCCTCCGTATTTTTCTTTCCATTCCCAGGCATAGCCTAAAAATTCATCCCTGGTTAAAGAAGATTTAGTGATGCCTCTTTCTCTGAGCATTTGCACCACTTTTGCTTCTGTTGCGATAGAGGCATGATCTGTACCCGGAACCCAGCAGGCATTTTTGCCTTCCATCCTGGCACGACGGATCAGAATATCCTGGATAGTATTATTAAGGCAATGTCCCATGTGCAATACACCGGTCACATTAGGAGGTGGCATTACAATGGTATAAGGTTCTCTGCCATCGGGGATGCTGCTAAAATAATTCTTATCCAGCCAATGCTGATACCATTTAACTTCTACTTCGTTGGGTATGTAATTTTTGGTCAGTTCCATTTTATCCTTTTTGATGCCGTTACTGCGGCCTTCTATCGCTATTAATGAGTGCAAATGTACGAATTGCGTTACATTTTTTGATACCCCTATCTTTTATGACAAATTCAAAAATTTTATCTTTACTATGTAATCTTATATTTGCTGCCTCAATTTTATCATTTGCAAAAAGTCTTACAAAACCTGCGTCTTCAAAAAATAGTGACTACAGTTGCTATTGTCCTTTTCATTATGAAGCTGGTTGCCTGGTATTTGACCGGGTCTGTGGCAATACTAACCGATGCGTTGGAAAGTACTGTAAATGTGATAGCCGGATTGATTGGAGTATACAGTTTATATGTAAGTGCAAAGCCGAAGGATCTGGATCATCCATATGGCCATGGTAAGGCAGAGTTTATTTCAGCTGCTGTAGAGGGTACTTTGATCAGTGTAGCCGGTTTGATCATCATCTATGAAGCCATTAATAATTTTATTCATCCACATAAGATCCAAAAATTAGATTACGGGATTATACTGGTAGCGATTACAGCTGTTATCAATTATGTGGCTGGTGTTTATTGTGTGAATACAGGTAAGAAAAATAACTCATTGGCATTGATCGCCAGCGGTAAACATCTTCAGACAGATACGTATTCTACTATTGGGATTATCATTGGCTTAATATTACTATATATTTTAAAATATAGCTGGATAGATAGTGCTGTCGCCATTTTATTTGCTTTCATTATTATGTTCACCGGGTACAGAATTGTAAGAAGTTCTATAGCCGGTATTATGGATGAGGCAGATGAAGCACTGATGGAAAAAATGGTAGTAATGTTAAATGCTAACAGGAGAGAGAACTGGATCGATTTTCATAATCTGCGGATCATAAAAAATGGAGGCACCTTGCATTTGGATTGTCATCTTACTGTGCCATGGTATTTGAATGTGCACGAGGCGCATGTAGAAATCGATGCATTATCTTATTTGGTAAAAAATGAGTTTGGCGAATCGATGGAATTATTTGTACACTCGGATGGTTGTTTGGATTTTAGTTGTAACATTTGTACCAAGCAAGATTGTCCTGTGCGTAAACATCCATTTGAGAAAAAGATCGAATGGACGATGAGAAATATTTCGGCAGATACGAAACATCATTTATAAAGTAGAAATAAGAGCGTATTAGTTTTTGAATTAAATGGCTTTTTCTTATTCCTTATTTGATTTCTTTGTTATTCGAATAGTTTGGCTACACCAAATGCAGCAGCAGCAGCCATTGCGCCGATAAGTGTAACCCTTAATGCACCGTACCAAGGATTTACTCCCGTGATCTTACTTTTAAAATATCCGAAAATAAATAGACATACTAATGTAGCCACTACAGATATTTCTAATGCCTGTGTAGAATCGGCAATAAAAAAATACGGACTCAACGGAATGATGCCTCCGGCAATGTAGGAAAGTCCGATATTAAGTGCACTTTTGGTGGCTCTTTTAGGATCCGGTTTTTCCAATCCTAATTCATATTTCATCATAAAGTCGACCCAACGATCCTTATCTTGTGCTATTTCTTCCGTAGCCTGTTCCTGCAAAGCAGGGCTTAAACCAATATTAGCAAAAAACTCTTTTGTTTCTTCAATTTCTTTATGGCGCAAATTTTCTACCTCATCATATTCTCTTTTCACTTCACTTCTATAATGGTCTTGCTCAGTTTTTCCTGAAAGATACCCTCCTAAACCCATTGCGATACTACCGGCAGCAATTTCAGCAATACCGGCAATAACAATGATGCTGCTTTTGTCTACAGCACCACTTAATCCTGCAGCTAATGCAAACGGAACGGTCAACCCGTCACTCATGCCGATCACTATATCTCTTAAAGCTTCTGAACTTTTTAAATGACTTTCTGTATGCTCGTGATGAAGATGTGTATCCATTTGGTTTTTAGTTTAGAGTGTTCAGGAAGTTTGGGAGTTCAGATTTGATGTAATATACTAATAGCTTACTATCTAAACTCTTAAACCTTCTACACTATATCAAAGTGTTTGTAAACTTTTATTAATAATAGCCACACATTCCATTATCTGTTCTTTTGTAATGATCAATGGTGGAGCAAAACGGATCTTATCTCCATGTGTAGGTTTTGCCAATAGACCATTTTCTTTTAATGCCAGGCAAAGTTCCCACGCTGCATCAGGATTACTATGTTTTATTACGATAGCATTTAACAAGCCTTTCCCTCTTACAATATCAATAAAAGGAGAGTTGAGCTTTTTTAATTCACTTCGTAATAATTCTCCCATTGCTTCTGCATTGGCCATCATGTTTTCGTCCTTTAATACCTGCAATGCAGTGATAGCCACAGCACAGGCTAATGGGTTACCTCCATACGTGCTGCCATGTTCTCCAGGTTTAATGGTCAGCATAATTTCATTATCAGCCAATACAGCACTTACAGGTAAAACACCGCCACTTAAAGCCTTTCCTAAGATCAAAACATCCGGACGTACATTTTCATGATCGCATGCCAGCATTTTTCCGGTACGGGCCAACCCTGTTTGGATCTCATCGGCGATCATTAATACATTGTATTCGGTGCACAGGTTTCTTACTCCGGCAAAGTAACCTTCATCTGGTACAACCACACCAGCCTCTCCTTGTATAGGTTCAAACATAAAGGCAGCTACATTATTATCCTGCAAAGCCTTTTCTAATGCCAACAGGTCGTTATGTGGTATAGTAACATACCCTGTTGTGTACGGGCCAAAATTATTTTTTGCAGAAGGATCAGAACTGAATGATATCACACCTGTTGTACGACCATGAAAATTTCCTTCGCAAACTATGATCACTGCTTTATTGGGTTCAATACCTTTTACTTCGTAGCCCCATTTTCTGCCTAATTTTAAAGCTGTTTCAACAGCCTCTACACCGGTATTCATTGGTAATACTTTGTCATAGCCAAAATATTCAGTGATATATTTTTCGTAATGTCCTAAAAGATTGCTGTGAAAAGCCCTGCTCGTTAGTGTTAGCTTTTTTGCCTGCTCAATTAATGATGCAATGATTTTTGGATGGCAATGTCCCTGGTTAACAGCAGAATATCCGCTTAAAAAATCGAAATAACGTTTTCCATCTACATCATACACAAAAACACCTTCGCCTTTTTCCAGTACTACTGGCAGAGGATGATAGTTGTGTGCTCCGTAATTTTCTTCAAGGTCGATGTATTGTTGCGAATTAGCCGATATGTTTATTGTTGAATGCATTTATTTAAAGTTTCAGATGTTTAAAATGTTGAATAGGTTTAAAAACTGGGTTGTGCCAATTTACCTGATGTTTGATGATATAGACAAGGATAGCTGCTCCTCTGAAACAGAGGAGTGCCTAAGAAATTCACTTAGTGATTCAGCAGATCAAGATTACTGCTGAGAAAATACGATATGTATCTGTTAGAAGAGATAGTTGTAAATTTGAGTGCAAATTAAAAAAAATATATGACATATACAATTCCTGCACAAACCCGTATCGGACATGTTCATTTAAAAGTAGCAGATATTGAGCGTTCGTTGAAATTTTACCGAGATATTCTGGGCTTTCAGGTAATGCAGCATTATGGTGATAGTGCAGTGTTTATCAGTGCCGGGGGCTACCATCATCATATAGGGTTGAATACCTGGCATAGTAAAGGAGCAGGGCCTGCACCGGTGAATGCAGTAGGCTTATATCATACTGCGATCTTATATCCAACAAGAAAAGATCTTGCTGCCATAGTTCAGCGTTTATTGGAAATAAAATATCCGTTGACCGGAGCTGCAGACCATGGCGTATCAGAGGCTATTTATTTAAATGACCCCGATGGCAATGGGGTGGAGTTGTATTGGGACAAGCCACAGGCTGATTGGCCTGTTGATGCAAATGGCAATTTAGATATGATCACAGCCAGATTAGATATTGATGAATTGTTAACTGAACTGTAAGGTTTTACAGATCAAATCTTATTCCTTGTGCTAATGGTAATTTATCAGTGTAGTTGATGGTATTTGTTTGTCTACGCATATAAACTTTCCATGCATCACTGCCGCTTTCTCTGCCGCCGCCTGTTTCTTTTTCGCCGCCAAATGCGCCACCGATCTCAGCCCCGGAGGTTCCGATATTTACATTCGCAATACCACAATCACTACCGGCATGAGATAAAAATCTTTCAGCTTCTCTTAAATTATTTGTCATGATAGCAGATGATAAACCTTGTGGTACATCATTCTGCAAAGCAATGGCT
It contains:
- a CDS encoding IS3 family transposase (programmed frameshift), with the protein product MEKKQKQSTENFIKDIRRRTRRLFTSEQKILIVMEALRGESSTAEICRKHGINQALFYKWNKEFMEAGKKRLNGDTTREATSDEVTELRKENQRLKEMVADLMLRYDIVKKSNHLGVSEKYQRRMRLSVAEKEEIIQLVERSELGVNRTLVQLGINKSTFYNWYKAYLDKGANGLESKRATRQRWNTIPQSEKNLVVEIALEYAELSPRELSCKLSDVKGIFISESSVYRILKAKGLITSPSHILLAAGNEFSQKTCFVHEMWQTDFTYFKILGWGWYYLSTVLDDYSRFIVHWELCKTMKTEDVQRTVNRALEASELPNEFRPKLLSDNGACYIASELKIFLQNKKMKLLHGRPNHPQTQGKIERYHRSMKNVVKLDNYYCPEELEASLTAFVHYYNHERYHESLGNVTPADVYYGRQEEIFKYRQRIKMLTLQRRRQNYLRQKIAS
- the ahcY gene encoding adenosylhomocysteinase, with amino-acid sequence MSTITKTNIDFSLKYKVADISLAEWGRKEIMLAEAEMPGLMAIRAEYGPSQPLKGARIAGCLHMTIQTAVLIETLVALGAEVKWSSCNIFSTQDQAAAAIAAAGIGVFAWKGQTQAEADWCIEQTLFFGGADRPLNMILDDGGDLTNMVFDTYPELIQHVKGLSEETTTGVHRLYERMEKGTLPIPAINVNDSVTKSKFDNKYGCKESLVDAIRRATDVMMAGKVAVVGSYGDVGKGSAASLQGAGCRVIVTEIDPICALQAAMDGFEVKPMIEAVKEADIIVTASGCRDLITEKHFRVMKDKAIVCNIGHFDIEIDMAWLNANYGNTKNTIKPQVDLYTIDGKDVIVLAEGRLVNLGCATGHPSFVMSNSFTNQTLAQIELWTKGEKYENKVYVLPKHLDEKVARLHLAKIGVRLDELTTEQAAYLGIPKEGPYKTDAYRY
- a CDS encoding Lrp/AsnC family transcriptional regulator, with the protein product MGKAAQKEDLSTTTFVPDSKDLAILKMLQENARVTVKEISAAIHLSTTPVHERIKRMEDAGVIKQYVTIVDRNAVNKGLMIICYVSLKEHSKNAGNKFIKTIHELNEVVECFSISGEFDFLLKVMCADMNAYYNFHVNKLSPIENMGHVQSVFVMGEVKNTQQLVW
- a CDS encoding SIMPL domain-containing protein — its product is MKNYIAAAIIALGVIVAFAILGNAYKYKFRAEETISVTGLAEKDFVSDQIVWTGNYSRKTMDLKTAYQELKDDEGKIRTYLKGKGVNEAEMVFSAVSIDKDFTTKYDENGKMIGSEFTGYNLKQNVTVDSKDIEKVERISREVTELIESGIEFNSSSPSYYYTKLSELKVDLLAKASADAKQRAETIAKNSGGGLGKIKKATMGIFQITGKNSNEDYSYGGTFNTSSKNKTASITTKIDYAVE
- a CDS encoding GNAT family N-acetyltransferase, coding for MISIKKVGEEAIPAIHSLARSIWPIAYKNIITDEQIDYMLELMYSPTSLQQQILEKKHQFIMAYENDLPVGYSSYSIKSETEINTYRLHKLYVSVDQQRKGIATRLLNYIISDIQPTGATAIQLNVNKMNPSVLFYTAKGFTVAEEQMLDIGNGFFMDDYIMQLMC